A stretch of Apostichopus japonicus isolate 1M-3 chromosome 9, ASM3797524v1, whole genome shotgun sequence DNA encodes these proteins:
- the LOC139973021 gene encoding LOW QUALITY PROTEIN: uncharacterized protein (The sequence of the model RefSeq protein was modified relative to this genomic sequence to represent the inferred CDS: deleted 1 base in 1 codon; substituted 1 base at 1 genomic stop codon), producing MFECIHLLTAQSLVESLRLYRCNNLELKNGDLEFLTSMIEFNISYAVIKEMQDEVFYKTTNLVTVDVYQDYEAGVSISEYPRAFIGPVPQSTSEINNNFLPNLRHLILSSFNFSTGIPENAFQHIGALQTLEFEFVTLQNSDFQSMQNLTELARLKIYDSQNIVSLPPRISTFMPNLQHFEISMTNISNITFQQLESFHKLETLILDDNLLVDIDLLAFQHLTNLRSLSLAGNRQLQIIPFFDRLTQLEKLDLSNCAVSNLSLKVFSNLDNLKHLSLKKNKLKQIPPLFTNFPSITGTITLKNVEIVDLSDNEISSIMTYTFSNLENLKSINLYKNYITEVHYMTFFNLKSLEKVSLEFNAIQNIHIDAFYGISTLKNLNLEGNMLTNFPKLSNVNWEVDNHNLPRDPFSTDIRGNPLQCNCDMFKDVFTRVGRDIWQLQYYYDIIWPGNYFLTNQLFVQAKFLECQTELYGKNKIDLMLHDPERWFSHVSSIDLCPHPCRCLSQCSNGHLYAVCRHANLTSIPNGLGSWVNTLYLEGNMITQLDSTSLSNMPDLTNVDLGDNRISSIEDGTFHNLHSLREVSLRGNNLTVIRSNTFNISSSQLNHLDISSNNIADIDRDSFLSVSSLEVLKLDHNKLQTISQGVFDNLHNLSMLTISDNPFNCTCDLLYLTDWYVKVAFVPERSFSSDIADIGCAPFLNETELYDWMQKQTVTCNPVIPPSDKPTPVHHPGTSSVIVVIVGVCAAAITSLVLVSVGNISPHIHKDRCENIXRNASNEEEEKTFDAFISFSSMDRQFVLEEFIPRLESEENKRKLCIHHRDFVVGECIATNIINAIENSNKILILCSKNYLESEWCSYEFKTSHHQALSDRSRRIVLIMMEDVKKSTLDKEIKAYISTNTYLEKKDPLFWSKLLYSVPAAKRGNIDTLKETNANNVSSETCV from the exons ATGTTTGAATGTATACATCTCCTTACTGCACAGTCGCTTGTGGAATCTCTGCGTCTTTACCGTTGTAACAATTTGGAACTTAAAAATGGAGATCTCGAGTTTTTAACATCTATGATAGAATTTAATATATCATACGCTGTCATAAAGGAGATGCAAGATGAAGTATTTTACAAAACAACCAACCTTGTTACCGTAGACGTCTATCAGGACTACGAAGCAGGAGTTAGCATATCGGAATATCCCCGGGCATTTATAGGTCCTGTGCCTCAAAGCACGAGCGAAATTAACAACAATTTCCTGCCAAATTTGAGACATTTGATACTTTCtagttttaatttttcaacGGGGATACCAGAGAATGCTTTTCAACACATTGGTGCTTTGCAAACTTTAGAATTTGAGTTTGTTACCCTCCAAAACAGCGATTTTCAAAGTATGCAAAATTTGACAGAACTTGCACGCCTTAAAATTTACGACAGTCAAAATATAGTCTCGCTGCCACCACGTATCTCGACTTTCATGCCGAATCTCCAACATTTTGAAATCTCTATGACTAATATTTCTAATATAACTTTTCAACAGTTAGAATCATTCCATAAGCTGGAAACACTCATATTGGACGATAACTTGCTTGTAGATATTGACTTGTTGGCATTTCAACATTTGACAAATCTGAGGAGTCTATCTTTAGCTGGAAACCGACAACTACAGATAATTCCTTTCTTTGATAGACTAACCCAACTTGAAAAACTTGATCTCAGCAACTGTGCAGTATCTAATCTTTCTCTTAAAGTATTTTCAAATCTCgacaatttaaaacatttgaGTTTAAAGAAGAACAAACTAAAGCAAATTCCACCCCTTTTCACGAATTTTCCAAGTATAACTGGAACtattacattaaaaaatgttgaaatcgTTGATTTATCAGACAATGAGATCAGTAGCATTATGACGTACACATTCAGTAACTTAGAAAATCTGAAATCTATAAATTTGTATAAAAATTACATTACGGAAGTCCATTAtatgactttttttaatttaaaatcacTCGAAAAAGTGTCTCTGGAATTCAATGCCATTCAAAATATTCACATAGACGCATTTTACGGAATAAGTACCTTGAAAAACTTGAATTTAGAGGGTAATATGTTAACAAATTTCCCCAAGCTTTCCAATGTTAATTGGGAGGTTGACAATCATAACCTTCCACGAGATCCCTTTTCAACGGACATACGGGGTAATCCACTCCAATGTAACTGTGACATGTTTAAGGATGTGTTTACTCGTGTTGGTCGAGACATATGGCAATTGCAATATTACTACGATATTATCTGGCCTGGCAATTACTTTTTGACAAACCAACTTTTCGTTCAAGCGAAATTTCTCGAATGCCAGACAGAACTATACGGCAAGAATAAAATAGACCTAATGCTACATGATCCAGAGAGGTGGTTCTCCCATGTTTCGTCAATAGATTTATGTCCCCATCCTTGCCGGTGCCTCAGCCAATGTTCAAACGGTCATTTATATGCTGTCTGCCGGCATGCTAATCTGACTTCAATACCAAACGGATTAGGCTCGTGGGTCAATACTCTCTATCTTGAAGGAAATATGATTACCCAATTAGATTCGACATCACTTTCCAATATGCCTGACCTTACCAACGTTGACTTGGGAGACAATCGAATTTCTTCCATAGAGGACGGCACCTTTCATAACTTGCATAGTTTACGCGAAGTATCTCTACGTGGTAATAACCTTACTGTGATTCGTTCCAATACGTTCAACATCTCCTCGTCTCAGTTGAATCACCTTGATATATCGTCAAACAATATTGCTGACATCGATCGTGACAGTTTTCTAAGCGTTTCTTCTTTGGAAGTTTTAAAACTTGACCATAACAAATTACAGACAATTTCTCAAGGAGTCTTTGATAATCTACACAATTTATCGATGTTAACGATTAGCGACAACCCATTCAACTGCACTTGTGATTTGCTGTATTTAACAGATTGGTATGTAAAAGTAGCGTTTGTTCCCGAAAGGAGTTTCTCTAGCGATATTGCAGATATAGGATGTGCTCCATTTTTGAACGAAACTGAACTTTACGATTGGATGCAAAAGCAAACGGTGACATGTAACCCGGTGATTCCCCCTTCTGACAAACCGACACCAGTCCATCATCCTGGAACAAGCTCGGTAATAGTTGTTATTGTTGGGGTTTGTGCTGCTGCAATTACTTCACTTGTTTTAGTTTCGGTTGGAAATATTAGTCCTCATATACACAAAGACAGGTGTgaaaatatttgac gaaatgCTAGTaacgaagaagaagagaaaacatTTGACGCTTTTATATCTTTCAGTAGCATGGATAGGCAGTTTGTTCTAGAAGAATTCATCCCGAGACTGGAAAGTGAAGAAAACAAACGAAAACTTTGTATTCATCATAGAGATTTCGTTGTAGGTGAATGTATCGCAACCAATATTATTAATGCTATAGAGAATAGTAACAAGATTTTAATACTGTGTTCTAAAAATTACTTGGAGAGTGAGTGGTGTTCTTATGAGTTTAAGACATCACACCATCAGGCATTGAGTGATCGCAGTCGTAGAATTGTTCTCATCATGATGGAAGATGTCAAGAAATCAACATTGGATAAGGAAATCAAAGCTTACATCTCAACTAATACTTATTTAGAAAAGAAAGATCCAttattttggtcaaaattactATATTCTGTGCCAGCAGCTAAGCGTGGCAATATCGACACATTGAAAGAAACGAATGCAAACAATGTCTCTTCTGAAACATGTGTTTAG
- the LOC139973020 gene encoding fibrinogen-like protein A has product MAEDGDLTVSTGSDYPRDCSEVRDYLMKFSSRFYTMKSGVYLIQPDDALEPFRVFCNNSIDGGGWTVIQRRVDGSVDFFRKWYDYKHGFGFLNGEFWLGNDKISLDESKEI; this is encoded by the exons ATGGCTGAAGATGGGGATCTAACTGTCAGTACTG GAAGCGATTACCCGAGAGATTGTTCTGAAGTCCGTGACTATCTCATGAAGTTCTCATCAAGATTTTATACTATGAAGTCTGGAGTTTATCTTATTCAGCCGGACGATGCTCTAGAACCTTTCCGTGTATTTTGCAACAACTCGAtagatggagggggttggacT GTAATCCAGCGTCGAGTAGACGGATCAGTAGATTTCTTCCGTAAGTGGTACGATTACAAACATGGATTCGGTTTTCTGAACGGGGAATTTTGGTTAGGTAACGACAAAATCTCTCTTGACGAATCAAAAGAAATATGA